In Alkalihalobacterium alkalinitrilicum, a genomic segment contains:
- a CDS encoding ABC transporter permease has protein sequence MNTPVNKKSNNYKSLISSYGTIIAGLGIIIIFSILSPSSFASFDNFINITRQISFLVIIALGATLVMAVKEFDLSIGAMASLGGVLSALLAASGTPIIFCLLVPIIVGFVVGFFNGAIVTKFKVLSFVTTLAMGTVIGGVTFWLTGGATVFENIPEGFKFLGQSKLAFLPTLSVIMFVLVIIFWYIMSQTSLGRRLYAIGGNEKASEVSGINIARYKNIAFALCGMLAAFTGALLASRLGSAHPTGGDGFFLNAYAAVFLGMTIVKNGVPNILGTLFGAAIIGIMANGLTILEVPSFIQNIITGAIIIIALISQKIGSDTK, from the coding sequence ATGAATACACCAGTCAACAAAAAATCAAATAATTATAAGAGTTTAATAAGTTCATACGGAACGATCATAGCAGGTTTAGGCATTATTATAATTTTTTCAATATTAAGTCCTTCCTCATTTGCATCCTTTGATAATTTTATTAATATTACACGGCAAATTTCCTTCCTCGTTATTATTGCGTTAGGAGCAACCCTTGTGATGGCTGTAAAAGAATTTGATCTATCCATTGGTGCAATGGCCAGTTTAGGAGGCGTACTTTCCGCGTTGTTAGCGGCTTCAGGGACTCCCATTATTTTTTGCTTACTAGTGCCTATCATCGTTGGGTTTGTTGTTGGATTTTTTAATGGTGCCATTGTTACTAAGTTTAAGGTTCTTTCATTTGTAACGACACTTGCCATGGGAACGGTCATCGGTGGTGTTACGTTTTGGCTAACAGGTGGAGCAACAGTCTTTGAAAATATTCCAGAAGGTTTTAAATTTTTAGGACAATCAAAGCTAGCTTTTTTACCTACATTATCTGTGATTATGTTTGTACTTGTGATTATCTTCTGGTACATTATGTCGCAAACATCTCTTGGTAGAAGATTATACGCGATCGGTGGTAATGAAAAAGCATCTGAAGTATCTGGCATCAATATTGCTAGATATAAAAATATTGCGTTCGCTCTTTGTGGAATGCTTGCGGCTTTTACAGGAGCATTACTTGCTTCTCGACTAGGTTCTGCCCATCCGACGGGTGGAGATGGGTTCTTTTTAAATGCTTATGCTGCGGTATTTTTAGGGATGACAATCGTCAAAAATGGGGTGCCAAATATATTAGGTACTCTTTTCGGAGCTGCTATCATTGGGATCATGGCTAATGGTCTGACCATTTTAGAAGTTCCTTCATTTATTCAGAACATAATTACAGGGGCAATTATAATCATCGCTTTGATATCGCAAAAAATAGGAAGTGATACGAAATGA
- the trpA gene encoding tryptophan synthase subunit alpha, with product MASQKKLIDKVKNDHEAFLTGYFVAADPSVIDSIYIIKKAVAAGLDVVEIGIPSKVPFLEGDVIRRAHNRTRKHFNKSAQFLDFLTKLRHEITVPIWIMGYSAEVVDSNLYIEIAQKNLASAFIIPDISKGNLSKVRKELKRCNTEMIPVINNHMSEEDILFASQDCSIIYCQMHAGKTGTDLKNLDSVPLFEKKIRKLSNATLMAGFGIKNANLVREIIACGFDGVVVGSEIVKTMEKEPIETLVEFIHQLKQATK from the coding sequence ATGGCGAGTCAAAAAAAATTGATTGATAAAGTAAAGAATGATCACGAAGCATTTCTAACAGGCTATTTTGTAGCTGCTGATCCTAGTGTTATAGATTCCATCTATATCATAAAGAAAGCGGTCGCTGCTGGCTTAGATGTTGTTGAGATTGGAATTCCAAGTAAGGTTCCATTTTTAGAGGGAGATGTAATTCGTAGAGCACACAACCGTACGAGAAAGCATTTTAATAAAAGTGCTCAATTTCTCGACTTTTTAACAAAGTTACGCCACGAAATTACTGTTCCAATTTGGATTATGGGTTATAGTGCAGAAGTCGTTGACTCCAACCTTTACATAGAGATTGCACAAAAAAATTTAGCGAGCGCTTTTATTATTCCTGATATTTCAAAAGGGAATTTATCAAAGGTTAGAAAAGAATTGAAACGATGTAACACCGAAATGATACCTGTGATCAACAATCATATGAGTGAAGAAGATATATTATTTGCTAGTCAAGATTGTTCTATTATCTATTGTCAAATGCACGCAGGAAAGACAGGGACCGATTTAAAGAATTTAGATTCTGTACCCTTATTTGAAAAAAAGATAAGAAAATTGTCTAACGCTACACTTATGGCTGGCTTTGGTATTAAAAATGCAAATCTTGTACGGGAAATTATCGCTTGTGGCTTTGATGGTGTTGTTGTTGGTAGTGAGATTGTCAAAACAATGGAAAAAGAACCAATCGAAACCCTTGTTGAATTTATTCATCAATTAAAGCAAGCAACAAAGTGA
- a CDS encoding xylulokinase: protein MSYIASFDIGTTSIKGILLKKDGSLIGQASYDLNTIHGSNGEIEQNPKDWWDGVVTITNKWWEEDVISPSDIAMITFSGQMQDIIPIAADDRIRNAILYSDSRATVEADFINKQIPNSKAIIANHIDGASPFAKLLWLKKRDEETYNKSFSFLFSAKDYIIYRLTNRVATDPVTGATTGMMNLKTKDWQSDWLVTNDLSIEKLPPILFPDEQVGVVTSEAAKQTGFLEGIPVLCGCGDAGASTMGAGAIQEGDSYIYLGTTGWIAVPSNQVKELDYGIFNLAHLPKDRYISIAPLLNVGNVHTWGVQTLTEKEENRYQAFEALASSAPVGAAGLLFLPYIHGERFPVNDSNATGVYFGITPSTNREHMARALIEGLCFSFRQTFEILIQNKRKAITLIGGGTQSATWCQVLASILGTTIRIPRNSEYLPAIGAAASAFVNLKWVESYEDFADEVLFSEKDEIYCPILEDTQVYDEIYNKFLKLYPAIKQIS from the coding sequence ATGAGTTACATTGCGTCCTTCGATATTGGTACAACGTCTATAAAAGGAATTCTATTAAAGAAAGATGGCTCATTAATTGGACAAGCGAGTTATGATCTTAATACAATCCATGGTTCAAATGGGGAAATTGAACAAAACCCTAAGGATTGGTGGGATGGAGTTGTAACCATTACAAACAAATGGTGGGAAGAAGATGTGATTTCCCCTTCAGACATTGCGATGATAACGTTTAGTGGACAAATGCAAGATATAATACCTATTGCGGCCGACGACCGAATACGAAATGCTATTTTATATTCGGACAGTAGAGCTACCGTTGAAGCGGACTTTATTAATAAACAAATTCCGAACAGTAAAGCAATAATTGCTAATCATATCGATGGAGCTTCTCCTTTCGCTAAACTATTATGGTTAAAAAAGCGTGATGAAGAGACGTATAATAAAAGTTTTTCGTTTTTATTTAGTGCCAAAGATTATATTATCTATCGGTTGACAAATAGAGTTGCCACCGATCCAGTTACTGGTGCTACGACGGGAATGATGAATCTTAAAACAAAAGATTGGCAAAGCGACTGGTTAGTCACTAATGATCTATCAATAGAAAAATTACCACCGATTCTTTTCCCTGACGAACAAGTGGGGGTAGTGACTTCCGAAGCGGCTAAGCAAACAGGGTTTCTAGAGGGTATACCTGTTCTTTGTGGTTGTGGGGATGCGGGAGCCTCAACTATGGGTGCTGGTGCTATTCAAGAAGGGGATAGCTATATTTATTTAGGAACTACAGGATGGATTGCAGTTCCTTCTAATCAGGTTAAAGAACTCGATTATGGTATTTTTAACTTAGCTCATCTTCCTAAAGATCGGTATATTTCAATTGCACCATTATTAAATGTAGGTAATGTACATACTTGGGGTGTTCAAACGCTTACAGAAAAAGAAGAAAACCGATACCAGGCATTTGAAGCACTCGCAAGCTCAGCACCAGTTGGAGCAGCGGGGTTATTGTTTTTACCATATATTCATGGCGAGCGTTTCCCAGTTAATGACTCCAATGCAACGGGCGTTTATTTCGGAATTACGCCATCTACGAATCGTGAACACATGGCACGTGCTCTTATTGAGGGCTTATGCTTTTCATTCCGACAAACATTTGAAATTTTAATACAAAATAAAAGAAAAGCAATTACCCTTATCGGCGGCGGAACGCAAAGTGCCACATGGTGCCAGGTACTTGCTAGTATTCTCGGAACGACAATACGAATTCCTAGAAATAGTGAGTATTTACCTGCAATCGGTGCAGCCGCTTCTGCTTTTGTGAACTTAAAGTGGGTAGAAAGCTATGAGGATTTTGCAGATGAAGTCCTCTTTTCCGAGAAAGACGAAATATATTGTCCTATTCTAGAAGACACTCAAGTATATGACGAGATCTATAATAAATTTTTGAAACTTTATCCTGCAATAAAACAAATCTCTTAA
- the htpG gene encoding molecular chaperone HtpG: MTKKQFQAESKRLLEMMINSIYSQKEIFLRELISNSSDAIDKIYYKALTDDNLNFEKDDYYIKIEADKETRTLKITDTGIGMTKEELENNLGTIAKSGSLAFKNENESKDGHDIIGQFGVGFYSAFMVADNVTVTTKALGSDVAFKWESEGADGYTIEEVDKDSVGTEIILKIKENTEDETYDEYLEEYRLKAIIKKYSDFIRYPIKMDVTTQRPKEDSENEFEEHQEEQTINSMVPIWRKNKSELTVEDYENFYQEKHYGFDKPLKHIHISVDGAIRYNAILFIPENMPFDFYSPEFEKGLELYSSGVLIMNKCADLLPDYFSFVKGMVDSEDLSLNISREILQHDRQLKLIAKNIKNKIKSQLQSLLKDEREKYEKFFETFGRQLKYGVYSDFGQHKEDLQDLIMFYSSKEKKLVTLAEYVERMPEDQKYIYYASGDSHDRIEKLPQTEIVLDKGYEILYFTDEIDEFAIKMLVSYKEKEFKSVSSGDLGIEEENDKQADSEENDSKELFEHMKSILSGKVKNVKASKRLKSHPVCISTEGDVSVEMEKILKAMPNNQNIQADKVLEININHEVFKSLKDAFEQDKEKLSLYTNLLYNQALLIEGLPIQDPVEFTNDICKVMV, from the coding sequence ATGACGAAAAAACAGTTTCAAGCAGAATCGAAAAGATTATTAGAAATGATGATCAACTCCATTTATTCTCAGAAAGAGATTTTCTTAAGAGAATTAATATCTAATTCGAGTGATGCGATTGACAAAATCTATTATAAAGCTTTAACAGATGATAACCTAAATTTTGAAAAAGATGACTATTACATAAAAATTGAGGCGGATAAAGAAACACGCACCTTGAAAATCACAGATACGGGAATTGGAATGACGAAAGAAGAGTTAGAAAACAACTTAGGAACGATTGCTAAAAGTGGATCGCTAGCATTTAAGAATGAAAATGAATCTAAAGATGGTCATGATATTATTGGTCAATTTGGGGTCGGGTTTTATTCTGCCTTTATGGTTGCCGATAATGTCACGGTTACGACAAAAGCGCTAGGAAGCGATGTCGCGTTCAAGTGGGAATCAGAAGGTGCTGATGGTTATACGATTGAAGAAGTGGACAAGGATTCAGTCGGTACAGAAATTATCTTAAAAATTAAAGAAAACACCGAAGATGAAACATATGATGAGTATTTAGAAGAATACCGCCTAAAAGCAATTATTAAAAAGTACTCTGACTTTATTCGTTACCCAATCAAAATGGACGTTACAACCCAAAGACCGAAAGAGGATAGCGAAAATGAGTTTGAAGAGCATCAAGAAGAGCAAACAATCAATAGTATGGTCCCGATTTGGAGAAAAAATAAAAGTGAATTAACAGTTGAAGACTATGAAAACTTTTATCAAGAAAAGCATTATGGATTTGACAAGCCTTTAAAACATATTCACATTAGTGTTGATGGTGCAATTCGATATAATGCGATTCTTTTCATCCCAGAAAACATGCCGTTTGACTTTTACAGTCCAGAATTTGAAAAAGGACTAGAGCTTTATTCAAGCGGAGTATTAATTATGAATAAATGTGCGGACTTATTGCCTGATTACTTTAGCTTTGTGAAAGGGATGGTTGATTCAGAAGATTTATCTCTTAATATCTCAAGGGAAATCCTTCAACATGACCGTCAATTAAAACTCATTGCAAAGAACATTAAGAACAAAATTAAGAGTCAACTTCAAAGCCTACTAAAAGATGAGCGAGAAAAGTACGAGAAATTCTTTGAAACGTTTGGTAGACAATTAAAGTACGGGGTCTATAGTGATTTCGGACAGCATAAAGAAGACTTGCAAGATTTAATTATGTTCTACTCATCAAAAGAGAAAAAACTCGTCACTTTAGCTGAATATGTAGAGCGTATGCCAGAAGATCAAAAATATATTTACTATGCGTCTGGTGATTCGCATGACCGCATTGAAAAACTACCACAAACAGAAATTGTGTTAGATAAAGGCTATGAAATTTTATATTTCACAGATGAAATCGATGAATTCGCTATTAAAATGTTAGTGTCATATAAAGAAAAAGAATTCAAATCCGTTTCTAGTGGTGATTTAGGAATCGAAGAGGAAAATGATAAACAAGCAGATTCAGAAGAAAATGATAGCAAAGAGCTTTTCGAACATATGAAGAGCATTTTATCGGGTAAAGTGAAAAACGTAAAAGCTTCGAAACGATTAAAATCGCATCCAGTATGTATTTCAACAGAAGGTGATGTCTCAGTTGAAATGGAAAAAATTCTTAAAGCGATGCCGAACAACCAAAATATTCAGGCTGACAAAGTACTCGAAATCAACATCAATCATGAAGTATTTAAATCATTAAAGGATGCTTTTGAACAAGATAAAGAAAAATTATCACTTTATACGAACTTGTTATATAATCAAGCACTTCTTATTGAAGGCTTACCAATTCAGGACCCAGTCGAATTTACAAATGATATTTGTAAAGTAATGGTATAA
- the glpK gene encoding glycerol kinase GlpK, producing MEKKYILSLDQGTTSTRAIVFNKKGEIVGIEQKEFSQIFPKPGWVEHNANEIWASVLAVISGVLLKTNIQASEIAGIGITNQRETTVVWDKKTGNPVYNAIVWQSRQTADICEQLKRQGHETMVREKTGLLIDAYFSGTKVKWILDYVEGAREKADKGDLLFGTIDTWVIWKLSGGKAHVTDYSNASRTLMYNIHELKWDDALLEMLTVPKSMLPEVRPSSEEYGKTVDYHFFGEKVPIAGAAGDQQAALFGQACFEEGMAKNTYGTGCFMLMNTGEKAVHSQHGLLTTLAWGIDGKVEYALEGSIFVAGSAIQWLRDGLRMFKEASDSENYAMKVESTDGVYVVPAFVGLGTPYWDSDVRGAVFGITRGTEKEHFIRATLESLAYQTKDVLTAMEADSGISLKTLRVDGGAVANNFLMQFQSDMLDVPVERPVIQETTALGAAYLAGLAVGFWNSREDIAKQWSIEQTFTVKMNSEQQNQLYSGWKKAVYATMAFK from the coding sequence ATGGAAAAGAAATATATTTTATCTTTAGATCAAGGAACGACAAGTACAAGAGCGATTGTATTTAATAAAAAAGGGGAAATAGTCGGGATAGAACAAAAGGAATTTTCACAAATTTTTCCTAAACCAGGTTGGGTAGAGCATAATGCCAATGAAATTTGGGCGTCTGTTTTGGCAGTGATCTCGGGTGTATTATTAAAAACCAATATTCAAGCAAGTGAAATCGCAGGGATTGGGATAACCAATCAACGGGAAACGACAGTTGTTTGGGACAAAAAAACAGGAAATCCTGTGTACAATGCGATTGTATGGCAATCCCGGCAAACGGCTGACATTTGTGAACAACTGAAAAGACAAGGGCATGAAACAATGGTTCGAGAAAAAACTGGCTTGTTAATCGACGCCTATTTCTCTGGAACCAAAGTAAAATGGATTTTAGATTATGTAGAGGGAGCGCGTGAAAAAGCCGATAAAGGTGATCTTTTGTTTGGTACGATTGATACGTGGGTTATCTGGAAGCTTTCTGGTGGAAAAGCGCATGTTACTGATTATTCCAATGCATCGCGGACACTAATGTACAATATTCATGAATTAAAATGGGATGACGCGTTACTTGAAATGCTAACGGTACCAAAATCGATGTTACCAGAAGTTCGTCCATCTTCAGAAGAATATGGTAAGACTGTTGACTATCATTTTTTCGGCGAGAAAGTGCCAATTGCAGGAGCAGCTGGAGACCAACAAGCGGCCTTGTTCGGACAAGCGTGCTTTGAGGAAGGAATGGCCAAAAATACGTACGGAACAGGTTGCTTTATGCTCATGAATACTGGCGAAAAAGCGGTCCATTCCCAACACGGACTACTAACTACCCTTGCTTGGGGAATTGATGGCAAGGTCGAATACGCATTAGAAGGGAGCATATTCGTAGCAGGATCGGCCATCCAATGGCTTCGGGATGGTTTACGAATGTTTAAGGAAGCAAGTGATTCTGAAAACTATGCAATGAAAGTAGAATCAACCGACGGTGTTTATGTGGTTCCTGCATTTGTCGGTTTAGGAACTCCATATTGGGATAGTGATGTGAGAGGAGCCGTATTTGGGATCACTCGCGGTACAGAAAAAGAGCATTTTATTCGAGCAACCCTTGAGTCGCTCGCCTACCAAACGAAAGACGTCTTAACAGCAATGGAAGCAGATTCGGGTATTTCGTTAAAGACATTACGAGTTGACGGTGGAGCGGTAGCCAATAATTTTCTCATGCAATTTCAAAGCGACATGTTAGATGTACCAGTGGAGCGACCAGTTATTCAAGAAACAACGGCTTTAGGTGCAGCTTACTTAGCAGGACTCGCAGTTGGGTTTTGGAACAGCCGTGAGGATATTGCAAAACAATGGAGCATTGAACAGACCTTCACAGTGAAAATGAACAGTGAACAACAAAATCAACTTTATTCTGGTTGGAAAAAAGCGGTTTATGCTACGATGGCTTTTAAATAA
- a CDS encoding glycerol-3-phosphate dehydrogenase/oxidase — MRSSLSSKQRSVYLEEMSNTTLDVLVIGGGITGAGIALDAQVRGLNTGLIDMQDFAAGTSSRSTKLVHGGLRYLKQLEVKLVAEVGKERAIVYENAPHVTTPEWMLLPIIEGGTFGKTTTSIGLKVYDYLAGVKKAERRKMLNKNQTLQIEPLICSDQLRGGGIYVEYRTDDARLTLEVVKEAVHRGAKAVNYAKAEGFIYENGKITGIKVRDFITEKLYRIFAKKIINAAGPWVDTLRDKDHSKKGKYLHLTKGVHLVVDGSRFPLKQAVYFDTEKDKRMVFAIPRNGKTYIGTTDTYYNEDIVHPRMTVADRDYIMAACNYMFPSVNLTVDDIESSWTGLRPLIHEEGKRASEISRKDEIFFSETGLISIAGGKLTGYRKMAERIVDIVAKELGNHQHCTTASIKLSGGDVGGSKLFELFVKKMMKEGRAIGLTEMEASRLVRLYGSNVSLIFDIIKMNKEEALKNKLPITIFAQIKYGIEEEMISTPIDFFNRRTGALYFNINWVKQWKNEIVSYMKKELNWTDEQVVKYETYLESEIYHAQYPVDGKKGVKKAI, encoded by the coding sequence ATGAGAAGTTCATTATCAAGTAAACAGCGTAGCGTTTATTTAGAGGAGATGTCTAATACAACATTAGATGTATTAGTGATTGGTGGTGGAATTACAGGAGCAGGCATTGCCCTAGATGCCCAAGTGCGGGGATTAAATACAGGATTAATTGACATGCAAGATTTTGCTGCAGGAACATCTAGTCGGTCAACGAAACTAGTCCATGGTGGATTACGTTACTTAAAGCAATTGGAAGTGAAGCTTGTAGCAGAAGTTGGAAAAGAGCGAGCGATTGTTTATGAAAATGCCCCACACGTAACCACACCTGAATGGATGTTACTCCCAATCATTGAAGGAGGTACATTTGGTAAAACCACAACATCCATTGGCTTAAAAGTTTATGATTATTTAGCAGGTGTCAAAAAAGCTGAACGCCGAAAAATGTTAAATAAAAATCAAACATTGCAAATAGAACCACTCATCTGTAGTGATCAATTAAGAGGTGGCGGCATTTACGTAGAGTATCGAACAGACGATGCTCGTTTAACGCTTGAAGTAGTAAAAGAAGCGGTTCATCGGGGCGCAAAAGCTGTTAATTATGCTAAGGCTGAAGGATTTATCTATGAAAATGGTAAAATTACTGGGATAAAGGTACGAGATTTTATAACCGAAAAGTTGTATAGAATATTTGCTAAGAAAATAATCAATGCTGCGGGTCCTTGGGTCGATACACTTCGTGATAAAGACCATTCGAAAAAAGGGAAGTACTTGCATTTAACAAAAGGAGTTCACCTCGTCGTTGATGGGAGTCGATTTCCGTTAAAGCAAGCTGTTTATTTTGATACAGAGAAAGATAAACGTATGGTATTTGCTATTCCTCGGAATGGAAAAACATATATTGGAACAACCGATACGTACTATAATGAAGATATTGTTCATCCGCGAATGACAGTAGCTGATCGTGATTATATAATGGCGGCATGTAATTATATGTTCCCATCTGTGAATTTGACAGTAGATGATATTGAGTCTAGTTGGACTGGACTTCGTCCATTAATTCATGAAGAAGGTAAACGCGCCTCTGAAATTTCTCGTAAAGATGAAATCTTTTTCTCGGAAACGGGCCTGATTTCCATTGCTGGTGGTAAGTTAACAGGATATCGAAAAATGGCTGAACGAATTGTCGACATTGTAGCAAAAGAGCTAGGAAATCATCAACATTGTACGACCGCTTCAATTAAACTTTCAGGTGGCGATGTTGGTGGATCTAAACTGTTTGAGCTATTTGTTAAGAAAATGATGAAAGAAGGTAGAGCGATCGGACTAACAGAAATGGAAGCAAGCCGATTAGTGAGGTTATATGGATCCAATGTGAGTCTTATTTTTGATATTATAAAAATGAATAAGGAGGAAGCACTAAAAAATAAATTGCCGATCACGATATTTGCACAAATCAAGTATGGTATTGAAGAAGAAATGATTTCTACTCCGATTGACTTTTTCAATCGCAGAACAGGAGCGCTATATTTTAATATCAACTGGGTCAAACAGTGGAAGAACGAAATCGTATCTTATATGAAAAAAGAATTAAATTGGACCGACGAGCAAGTCGTTAAATATGAAACATATTTAGAGTCAGAAATTTATCATGCGCAATATCCAGTTGATGGTAAGAAGGGAGTAAAGAAAGCAATATAA
- a CDS encoding EAL and HDOD domain-containing protein — protein sequence MDNDQATLEVINSFIQIGMEDLSEGRPCFINFTYNLLENDIPSYFPPKTLVIEILETVTFTDDLIDICRKLKLKGYKLALDDFEMVESNSNFHTIMSLVNIVKIDIQKTTRDQQLYLLNLLKKYNVDLLAEKVETREEYEKCLKDGYKYFQGYYFSKPIILSTSDLKVQHTSYYEIMGELSQANPDIERITYLIERDVSISYKVLKLINSPLYRRLSEIKSIKQAIVLLGLNELSKWIYLLYIRDTKEKTSDIPNEVIKMCLTRAKASELIALHIGKKMESSSYFLTGIFSLIDTLLKQPLEKVMEQLPLYQEIKDTILGSQTPYREVLDLVIAIEKGEWSEINKRSEGIGLKQSELAQTYISALKWTQEVLKNPAKV from the coding sequence ATGGATAATGATCAGGCCACATTGGAGGTAATCAATAGTTTTATACAAATTGGTATGGAGGACTTGTCAGAAGGAAGACCTTGCTTTATTAATTTTACTTATAATCTACTCGAAAATGACATTCCGAGCTACTTCCCGCCAAAAACTTTAGTCATTGAAATATTAGAAACAGTAACTTTTACAGATGACCTTATAGATATATGCAGAAAACTAAAGCTAAAAGGGTATAAATTAGCTTTAGATGATTTTGAAATGGTGGAAAGTAACTCTAATTTTCATACTATTATGAGTTTAGTTAATATTGTCAAAATTGATATTCAGAAAACTACACGTGATCAACAACTATATTTGCTCAATCTACTTAAAAAGTATAACGTAGATTTGTTAGCTGAAAAAGTAGAAACTAGAGAAGAATATGAAAAATGTTTGAAAGACGGCTATAAATATTTTCAAGGATACTACTTTAGTAAACCTATAATTCTTTCGACAAGTGACTTAAAAGTTCAGCACACTAGTTATTATGAGATCATGGGAGAATTATCTCAAGCTAATCCGGACATTGAAAGAATTACTTATTTAATTGAACGAGATGTATCGATTTCTTACAAAGTACTCAAATTAATTAATTCACCATTATATCGTAGATTAAGCGAAATAAAATCCATTAAGCAAGCGATTGTTTTATTAGGGTTAAACGAATTAAGTAAATGGATCTATCTTTTATATATACGAGATACAAAGGAGAAAACTAGTGACATTCCAAATGAAGTGATAAAAATGTGTCTTACCCGAGCAAAAGCAAGTGAATTAATTGCATTACATATAGGTAAAAAAATGGAGAGTTCATCATACTTTTTAACGGGTATATTTTCATTAATTGATACACTATTAAAACAACCGTTAGAAAAGGTAATGGAACAATTACCTCTATACCAAGAAATAAAGGATACAATATTAGGTTCTCAAACTCCATACCGAGAAGTACTTGATTTAGTAATAGCAATTGAAAAAGGTGAGTGGTCTGAAATTAACAAGAGGTCTGAGGGAATTGGTCTAAAGCAAAGTGAGCTGGCTCAAACGTACATAAGTGCTTTAAAATGGACACAAGAAGTATTAAAGAACCCTGCTAAGGTATAG
- a CDS encoding sulfate/molybdate ABC transporter ATP-binding protein, producing the protein MLDVSLQKQLDNFTLDVSFLVDKGMTAILGPSGCGKSLTLQCLAGLQTPDSGKIRLQDRILFDSAQKKSIKTRNRNIGYVFQNYALFPHLTVKENISFGLKGSFEKAEVEQKVANMITKIQLSGFENHFPSQLSGGQQQRVAIGRTLITNPDLLLLDEPFSALDHHVKHLLEQELLSIIQENFSGVVLLVTHNMEEAYRLADRILLLKEGKVIQSGEKQELFQRPQSVAAARIIGCKNIFSLDSSEHKNELIECRSHGLTLHIEHSSYNEDATHIGIHAENIEIVSNHTLNKAAPNTFDYEVLEMITGITQTQITLKVKSLIIQAIISNNRLNEALACRKVILPPNQLFLLTK; encoded by the coding sequence ATGTTAGATGTTTCACTGCAAAAACAACTCGATAATTTTACCCTTGATGTCTCCTTTTTGGTCGATAAGGGGATGACTGCCATACTCGGTCCATCGGGCTGCGGAAAGAGCTTAACGCTGCAATGTCTTGCAGGACTGCAAACCCCTGATAGCGGAAAAATTCGGTTACAAGATCGAATTCTGTTCGACTCTGCTCAAAAAAAATCGATTAAGACGAGAAATCGCAACATTGGCTATGTGTTTCAAAACTACGCCCTGTTCCCTCATCTGACCGTTAAAGAAAATATATCATTTGGTTTAAAAGGATCATTCGAAAAAGCTGAAGTCGAACAAAAAGTCGCAAATATGATTACAAAAATACAGTTGAGCGGATTTGAAAACCATTTTCCGAGCCAACTTTCAGGTGGTCAACAACAGCGGGTTGCTATAGGGAGAACGTTAATTACCAATCCAGATCTTTTGCTTCTTGACGAGCCGTTTTCTGCTTTAGATCATCACGTCAAACATTTACTCGAACAAGAGCTCTTGTCGATCATTCAAGAAAATTTTTCGGGTGTCGTTTTATTGGTGACGCACAATATGGAAGAAGCCTATCGTCTGGCTGATAGGATCCTTCTATTAAAAGAAGGAAAGGTTATTCAATCTGGCGAAAAGCAGGAATTATTTCAAAGACCTCAATCTGTTGCTGCAGCACGAATCATTGGATGCAAAAATATATTTTCACTTGACTCATCAGAACATAAAAACGAACTAATTGAGTGTAGAAGTCATGGATTAACACTGCATATAGAACATTCTTCTTATAACGAAGATGCAACCCATATCGGGATCCACGCGGAAAACATAGAAATTGTTAGTAATCATACTTTAAATAAAGCTGCTCCTAATACCTTTGACTATGAAGTTTTAGAAATGATCACTGGTATCACCCAAACACAAATTACGTTAAAAGTTAAAAGTTTAATCATTCAAGCAATCATTTCTAATAACAGACTTAATGAAGCTTTAGCATGCCGAAAAGTTATACTCCCCCCCAATCAACTATTTTTATTAACAAAATAA